The Bacteroidota bacterium genome includes a region encoding these proteins:
- a CDS encoding TIGR01777 family protein yields MKERTLKKLVIAGASGAIGSALAAQAVGLGYEVVGLSRTPRPSGKVRWVTWTLSAKDAWAQEIEGAAAVINLTGASVIGKRWSPSYKKELLESRLKTTSVLVEAMKLAKSKPAVFINGSAVGIYGDQGPLWLDEEAPAGKDFLAGLAGAWESLAMTAEKSGIRTVVLRTGVVLDTASGALASLLTPFRLFAGGPVLPGTQYVPWIHVEDETGLIFHAIDNPSVSGPLNAAAPEPVPFKEFASVLGRVLGRPSWLPVPAFALRILLGEAAVILTASQRVRPAKALGTGYSFRFSSLEPALRDLLKQPA; encoded by the coding sequence GTGAAGGAGCGCACATTGAAAAAACTGGTGATCGCCGGTGCCTCGGGTGCCATCGGGTCTGCGTTGGCTGCGCAGGCGGTCGGGTTGGGATATGAAGTTGTTGGCCTCAGCCGCACTCCCCGGCCTTCCGGAAAAGTCAGGTGGGTAACCTGGACCCTGTCGGCAAAGGATGCCTGGGCGCAGGAGATAGAGGGCGCCGCGGCCGTGATTAATCTGACCGGTGCCTCGGTGATTGGAAAACGCTGGAGCCCTTCATATAAGAAGGAATTGCTTGAGAGCCGCCTGAAAACCACTTCGGTGCTGGTCGAGGCCATGAAACTGGCGAAAAGTAAACCAGCCGTCTTTATCAATGGATCGGCGGTTGGGATTTATGGCGATCAGGGGCCTCTGTGGCTCGATGAGGAAGCTCCGGCTGGGAAGGACTTTCTGGCGGGATTGGCGGGTGCCTGGGAATCGCTGGCCATGACGGCCGAAAAGTCCGGAATCAGGACTGTGGTTTTGCGGACGGGAGTGGTGCTGGATACCGCCTCGGGTGCGTTGGCCAGCTTGCTGACTCCTTTCAGACTCTTTGCAGGCGGACCGGTTCTGCCGGGAACGCAGTATGTTCCGTGGATTCATGTCGAAGATGAAACCGGATTGATCTTTCACGCCATTGACAATCCCTCTGTGTCGGGTCCGCTGAATGCTGCCGCCCCGGAACCGGTCCCGTTTAAGGAATTTGCCTCGGTCCTCGGCCGGGTGCTTGGCCGTCCCTCCTGGCTTCCCGTGCCCGCCTTTGCCCTGCGGATTCTGCTGGGCGAGGCCGCTGTGATTCTGACCGCCAGTCAGCGGGTAAGACCGGCAAAAGCCCTCGGAACCGGCTATTCATTCAGATTCAGTTCTCTGGAACCCGCCCTGCGTGACCTGCTCAAACAACCTGCTTAA
- a CDS encoding radical SAM protein, translated as MLKVNEIYYSIQGESTHVGRPCIFIRLTECHLRCTYCDTEYAFYEGDDRSLDQILDQIAAFPCQLVEITGGEPLLQDGVYRLMTVLLEKGYEVLLETSGSLPINRVPREVRKIVDFKTPSSGMMKHNDYLLVQDLAPWDEIKFVVSGRPDFDWILERVSALNLTRWTVLVSPVFGEQDPAELAGWVAESGIPVRFQLQLHKILWPHSDRGV; from the coding sequence GTGCTCAAAGTAAACGAAATTTATTACAGCATTCAGGGCGAGAGCACCCATGTGGGCCGCCCCTGTATTTTTATCCGGCTCACGGAATGCCACTTGCGGTGCACCTACTGTGACACGGAGTATGCTTTTTATGAAGGCGATGACCGGTCACTGGACCAGATTCTGGATCAGATAGCGGCCTTTCCCTGCCAGCTGGTCGAAATCACCGGCGGCGAGCCCCTTCTGCAGGATGGGGTGTACCGGTTAATGACGGTTCTGCTCGAAAAAGGGTATGAAGTCCTGCTGGAAACCTCGGGAAGTCTGCCCATTAACCGGGTTCCGCGTGAAGTGCGCAAGATTGTCGATTTTAAAACGCCTTCCAGCGGCATGATGAAACACAACGACTACTTACTGGTGCAGGATCTGGCTCCGTGGGATGAAATTAAATTTGTGGTGAGCGGGCGACCCGATTTCGACTGGATCCTGGAACGGGTTTCAGCGCTGAACCTGACCCGATGGACGGTACTGGTTTCACCGGTCTTTGGAGAACAGGATCCGGCTGAACTGGCCGGCTGGGTGGCTGAGAGCGGAATTCCGGTCCGGTTTCAGCTTCAGCTGCACAAAATACTGTGGCCACACTCCGATCGGGGAGTCTGA
- a CDS encoding AsmA family protein, which translates to MKPVIKWILILVAIPVVLVALLLGALKLMVTEEAIRTAVVPVVEEQTGRTLSVGKAGLDVFPTVEVVLKEVSLSEDPVFGAGPFVSLNEFRVNVDVWALISGEVVVEELLLEGLTVQVIRHPDGQFNFSSMIPAAADSVAPEPVPADTVKAAPPAIRLESVQIRNARLVYEDLKEKTSVTVKHLDYDLSLDLKEEAIHLAHLLSVGSLSASLAAGTVADQISLTLDQDLTATLDGKSVTISRSAFRLNDMDVNLSGSVRSVSDSTWMTDLVVETGEIGLKPLLSLVPVSLVKEAASVTAGGSFSFRATVNGLAGGSAIPQVTYRLDLRNGSIQYAGFPASLSGLNVLLAGTENNLDTLKVLGAVAGSRFDVNASVKNFTEPVVKIGVNANLNTADIKSFYPLGDSLDLAGTIQSSFQIEGPALDPKKLNGSGSVIFNNLKIDQKGYLPGAIRELNGRFDINKSVAELKNFQVRIGESDVLLNSKVENYLGFVLKPEGQPLIPTLNGSLVSEKLVVGDFVDLSAAPAEEVQPVPADTARLRVPVLPAFVATFSAKIGEFRYLDIKATGITSTLTIRDQTIRLSGTRATFMGGTISLEGLIGLKAPMGADYDFSFRVDRLNSDEALTTFPVIESYVKLSPYLDGTLSGDLGVKGALNDSLAPVLNSVTALGTAGIPTGVLAGHPIQSAIATFLQSPELNRLELANFQTGLEIKEGKLFVNGLNTTAGSTEIQASGWQALDQSINYEVTLFLPPGMSDGLNGSEYGKLVNQSVTDSKNRVIVDLLVGGTFLSPTIKPDPKKTALRAAKAVGQKINEEITKKTEEVKQEVQKQVDTATEAAKKQAEEAAKKAAEEAKRKLKIRWP; encoded by the coding sequence ATGAAACCTGTAATAAAATGGATCCTGATACTGGTTGCGATCCCGGTGGTTTTGGTGGCTCTGTTGCTGGGAGCCCTGAAACTGATGGTGACCGAGGAAGCAATCCGCACAGCCGTGGTTCCTGTGGTGGAAGAACAAACCGGAAGAACCTTGTCGGTCGGAAAAGCAGGGCTGGATGTCTTCCCAACCGTTGAAGTGGTTTTAAAGGAAGTGTCACTTTCAGAAGATCCGGTCTTTGGAGCCGGTCCGTTTGTTTCTCTGAACGAATTCCGGGTGAATGTCGATGTCTGGGCGCTGATTTCGGGTGAGGTGGTGGTCGAGGAACTGCTTCTGGAAGGGCTCACCGTTCAGGTTATCCGTCATCCCGATGGTCAGTTCAACTTCTCATCCATGATTCCCGCTGCAGCCGACTCGGTGGCTCCGGAACCAGTTCCGGCCGATACCGTGAAAGCGGCCCCTCCGGCCATCCGTCTGGAATCGGTGCAGATCAGAAACGCTCGTCTGGTCTATGAGGACCTGAAAGAAAAAACCTCGGTAACGGTGAAACACCTCGATTATGATCTGTCGCTGGATCTGAAAGAGGAGGCCATTCATCTGGCACACCTGCTGTCGGTCGGATCCCTTTCCGCCTCACTGGCAGCCGGTACGGTGGCCGATCAGATTTCGCTGACCCTGGATCAGGATCTCACTGCAACCCTCGATGGCAAGTCGGTGACCATTTCCCGGTCGGCCTTCCGGTTAAACGACATGGATGTGAATCTGAGCGGATCAGTCAGATCGGTGAGTGATTCCACCTGGATGACGGATCTGGTGGTTGAAACCGGAGAAATCGGACTGAAACCCCTGCTTTCGCTGGTTCCCGTCAGTCTGGTGAAGGAAGCCGCTTCGGTGACGGCCGGTGGTTCGTTTTCCTTCCGGGCAACCGTGAACGGACTGGCCGGTGGGTCAGCCATTCCGCAGGTCACTTACCGGCTTGATCTCAGGAATGGAAGCATTCAGTATGCCGGCTTTCCGGCTTCCCTGTCTGGTCTGAATGTGCTGCTGGCCGGAACCGAAAACAACCTCGACACCCTGAAGGTACTTGGGGCCGTGGCGGGCAGCCGCTTTGACGTGAATGCCTCGGTGAAAAATTTTACCGAACCGGTTGTGAAAATCGGGGTGAATGCAAACCTCAACACCGCCGACATCAAATCCTTTTATCCGCTGGGCGATTCACTGGATCTGGCCGGAACCATTCAATCGTCGTTTCAGATAGAAGGCCCGGCCCTGGATCCCAAAAAACTGAACGGCTCGGGATCGGTGATTTTTAACAATCTGAAAATTGATCAGAAGGGGTATCTGCCCGGCGCCATCCGTGAACTGAACGGACGGTTCGATATCAACAAGTCGGTGGCAGAACTGAAGAACTTTCAGGTCCGGATCGGGGAAAGTGATGTGTTGCTGAATTCAAAGGTGGAAAACTATTTGGGATTTGTTCTGAAACCGGAAGGTCAGCCGCTGATTCCAACCCTGAACGGATCTCTGGTGTCTGAAAAACTGGTGGTGGGTGACTTTGTCGATCTGTCGGCAGCCCCGGCCGAAGAGGTTCAGCCGGTTCCGGCCGATACAGCCAGACTCAGGGTGCCGGTCCTGCCAGCGTTTGTGGCGACCTTCTCTGCAAAAATCGGGGAGTTCAGGTATCTCGATATCAAGGCAACCGGCATTACCTCCACGCTGACCATCCGGGATCAGACCATCCGGCTGAGCGGAACCCGCGCCACCTTTATGGGCGGAACCATTTCTCTGGAAGGATTGATCGGATTAAAGGCACCCATGGGCGCCGATTATGATTTTTCCTTCCGGGTTGACCGGCTGAACAGCGATGAAGCCCTGACCACGTTCCCGGTTATTGAATCCTATGTTAAATTGAGTCCTTACCTCGATGGGACGCTGTCGGGTGATTTAGGCGTAAAGGGTGCCCTGAACGATTCCCTTGCGCCGGTGCTGAATTCGGTGACGGCTCTTGGAACGGCCGGGATCCCGACCGGTGTGCTGGCCGGGCACCCAATTCAATCGGCCATCGCCACCTTTCTTCAGTCGCCTGAACTGAACCGTCTGGAACTCGCCAATTTCCAGACCGGGCTGGAGATTAAGGAAGGAAAACTGTTCGTGAATGGACTGAATACCACCGCCGGTTCCACCGAAATTCAGGCCTCTGGCTGGCAGGCTTTGGATCAGAGCATCAATTATGAGGTCACCTTGTTCCTTCCGCCCGGCATGTCTGATGGCCTGAACGGGTCGGAATATGGCAAACTGGTCAATCAGTCGGTGACTGACAGCAAGAACCGCGTGATTGTGGATCTGCTGGTGGGAGGAACGTTCCTGAGTCCGACCATCAAACCGGATCCGAAAAAGACCGCCTTGCGGGCTGCCAAAGCCGTCGGTCAGAAAATCAATGAGGAAATTACCAAAAAGACCGAAGAAGTGAAGCAGGAAGTTCAGAAGCAGGTCGATACTGCCACCGAAGCAGCCAAAAAACAGGCAGAAGAAGCGGCAAAGAAAGCAGCGGAAGAAGCCAAACGTAAACTGAAAATCCGGTGGCCGTGA
- a CDS encoding phenylalanine 4-monooxygenase — MIQDYSRYTPDDQLVWTTLYNRQLAQLPGLASSAFLNGIRSIGFESDVIPRFSHINDALGSSTGWKIYAVPGLIPNKEFFEALLECRFPATTWFRRPDQLNYLEEPDMFHDVFGHVPLLTNHDFCRFLSGLAQIALRHIDDDLAIELISRLYWYTVEFGLIMEGSELKIYGSGILSSAGESQYCVGPVPVRVPFGVREIMETPYIKDRYQEKYWVIQSYAQLYESVPLVERELENLLAHQQTAR; from the coding sequence ATGATACAGGACTATTCCCGTTACACACCAGATGACCAACTGGTGTGGACCACGCTTTACAACCGGCAACTGGCTCAGCTGCCAGGCCTGGCCTCTTCAGCCTTTCTCAACGGAATCCGCTCCATCGGATTTGAATCCGACGTGATTCCACGTTTTTCTCACATCAATGACGCTCTGGGGTCATCCACCGGATGGAAGATCTATGCAGTTCCCGGGCTGATTCCGAACAAGGAATTTTTTGAAGCCCTGCTGGAGTGCCGGTTTCCTGCAACCACGTGGTTCCGCCGGCCCGACCAGTTGAATTATCTTGAAGAACCCGACATGTTCCACGATGTGTTTGGTCATGTTCCGTTGTTAACCAACCACGATTTCTGCCGGTTCCTCTCGGGCCTGGCTCAAATCGCCCTGCGGCACATTGACGACGACCTGGCCATTGAACTGATTTCGAGGCTGTATTGGTACACGGTGGAATTCGGGCTGATTATGGAAGGATCCGAACTGAAAATTTACGGTTCGGGTATCTTATCATCGGCCGGAGAAAGTCAGTATTGTGTGGGACCGGTTCCGGTGCGCGTTCCTTTCGGGGTGCGGGAGATCATGGAAACCCCCTACATCAAGGACCGGTATCAGGAAAAGTATTGGGTGATTCAGTCCTATGCCCAGCTTTATGAATCCGTTCCTCTGGTCGAGCGGGAACTCGAAAACCTGCTCGCCCACCAACAGACGGCCAGGTAA
- a CDS encoding MFS transporter, producing the protein MTSTTGFLNPAGNSYRFIGLIFISAITFGSYFAYDIIGAIAPRLIEEMGADRSTVGFFYTAYSISAIIAVLISGFVIDYLGTRKASLIFSAIVVLGSVIIALSDSVTGLIAGRLVFGAGAEPLVVVQSAMLARWFKGKELALSFGVALTISRLGTMFSFNTGELIASEFGGAYFALFAAALFCVMSLVSNLIYMFMDARAEKVLNLKEEGAGDKIVISEVKHFGSSFWYIAILCVLFYSAVFPFTALSTDFFVDKYGYPRVADTDGSFISQVFSSFFHMFSTAGGMSSLIIFASMVFAPFAGTILDRVGKRASIMIVGSLLMIPAYLLLALTDMNPVFPMVLLGGAFVLVPAAMWPSIALIVKRDYTGTAFGITTFIQNIGLALFPFLNGYLRDSTHSYTASMLMFASLGVLGLVFSILLLKADKANGSVLEKP; encoded by the coding sequence ATGACATCCACCACCGGATTTTTAAATCCAGCCGGGAATTCGTATCGTTTCATCGGACTGATTTTCATTTCTGCCATCACCTTTGGCAGTTATTTTGCCTATGACATCATCGGTGCCATTGCCCCCCGCCTGATTGAAGAGATGGGTGCCGACCGCAGCACCGTCGGGTTCTTCTACACCGCTTACAGCATCTCGGCGATCATCGCCGTTCTCATTTCAGGATTCGTGATCGATTACCTCGGGACACGAAAAGCCAGCCTCATCTTTTCGGCCATTGTGGTGCTGGGAAGTGTGATCATTGCCCTTTCCGATTCGGTCACCGGCCTGATTGCCGGCCGGTTGGTGTTTGGCGCAGGAGCTGAACCATTGGTGGTGGTGCAAAGTGCCATGCTGGCCCGCTGGTTCAAAGGCAAGGAACTGGCGCTTTCCTTCGGGGTGGCCCTGACCATCAGCCGGCTGGGAACCATGTTTTCTTTTAACACCGGTGAACTGATCGCCAGTGAATTTGGCGGCGCGTACTTTGCCCTGTTTGCTGCAGCCTTGTTCTGTGTGATGTCATTGGTATCGAACCTGATCTACATGTTCATGGATGCCCGGGCCGAAAAAGTCCTGAATCTGAAAGAAGAAGGGGCCGGTGATAAAATCGTCATCAGCGAAGTGAAACACTTTGGATCTTCCTTCTGGTACATCGCCATTCTCTGTGTGCTGTTTTACTCGGCGGTTTTTCCCTTCACCGCCCTTTCAACCGATTTCTTTGTGGATAAATACGGATATCCGAGGGTGGCCGATACCGACGGTTCCTTCATTTCACAGGTCTTCAGTTCCTTCTTCCACATGTTCTCAACGGCTGGCGGCATGTCGTCCCTGATCATTTTTGCCTCGATGGTCTTTGCTCCCTTTGCGGGAACCATTCTGGACCGGGTGGGGAAACGCGCCAGCATCATGATTGTGGGAAGCTTGCTGATGATTCCTGCTTACCTGTTGCTTGCGCTGACTGATATGAATCCGGTTTTTCCCATGGTGCTGCTGGGAGGAGCCTTTGTACTGGTTCCGGCGGCCATGTGGCCATCCATTGCGTTGATTGTGAAACGCGATTACACCGGCACCGCCTTCGGAATCACCACATTCATTCAGAATATTGGTCTGGCCCTGTTTCCGTTTCTCAACGGCTACTTACGCGATTCCACACATAGCTACACAGCCAGCATGCTGATGTTTGCAAGTCTGGGAGTTCTCGGGCTGGTCTTTTCGATCCTGCTGCTCAAAGCAGACAAGGCCAACGGATCCGTTCTCGAAAAGCCCTGA